A segment of the archaeon BMS3Bbin15 genome:
ATCTGAATGGTGGCTTGTCAGGGCAGTGCCTGTTAATTTTAATTTAAGTGTGGACAGATTGACAACCTCTGGCACATATTCTCTGAATGCTGTTTTAGTCTACTCAAGGTTTACAAAGGCTATTGGAGTGAATGGTGCCACTGAAAAGTTCAGAGAGGTAATTCCCATAAGGATAAGAGTACTGGGTATTCCTGAAATCAGCCTTTTTGTAAAATCCTCCTCTCCTGCCAAGCTCAGAGCTGGAGATATGGCTCAACTTAGTATCAAGGCGGCAAATACGGGCAGTGCAATAGCAAAAAATGTTCTTGTATTTTTTGGCCAGGGAAAAGATGTTAAGCCTCTCTGGAATTCCAGGGTTGTTTATATGGGAGATATACTACCCGGAATGTCAGGTACAGGTGGGATAAATATCCAGGTTGACCAGAATGTTCCCTCTGGAATGTATGAAATGCCTTTTAAAATAAAATATCTGGATGAGGAAGCAGGATGGGTCGAAAGGAATGGCTCTCTTGGGATAAAGGTCAGTAGATATGCCGACTTTAAAGTCAATGCAGATAATGTTACTGTTTTCTCAAACGAGAAGGATGCCAGAATTGTTTACTTTATTAAGAATACAGGTACAAGGGTTGCAAAGGAAATAAGAGTTACTCTCATTGCAAGTTACCCATTCACTCCCACAGGGGGTGAGTATTTCCTTGACAGGCTTTTGCCGGATGAGAAAAAGGAGATTTACTTCCATGTGGATGTGGATAAGGATGCCTCTGAGCAGAAATATCCTGTGAATTTTTTCCTGAAGTGGAATGAAAACAATACAGAGTATAGTCTAACACAAACTTCTTATATTTCAGTTAAGAAGGAAGAGGAAAGGATGAAGTTCTATGCTCTATATGGTTTGCTTGTTATAGTAGCCCTTGCTGTTTCAATTAAAGTTATTCAGAAGGTAAAGAAGTGAAGTACTACTCATGCGACTCCCTGAACAGGCCTGAGGTCAAAAGATGGCACAGAAGAATAAAAGAGTATTATTTTCCTCCTGAAGATATTAAGCTGACTGTAGTTCTGCCCTGCTCGGCAAAGAAGCCCTACTCAATATCAAAATCCCATATGAAATTCAGGAAAGCTATAAAGGCTGGAGCAGGAAAAAAGCTCAATCTGGTGCATGAGGTAATTCTCACCTCTCCTCTGGGTATGGTGCCAAGAGAGCTTGAGGAACTCTATCCAGCCTGCTGCTATGACACCAGTGTAACAGGGTACTGGAGTGAGGAGGAGAAGAGTACTGTAGAGGAGCTTATCAGAAATTATGCAGGTAAAACTCACTCAAAGATTGTGGGCTACTGTTCTGAAGCCTATGCAGAAATTCTTGATTCTGTGGGCATTGAAGTTATTGCTAGAGATAATCTTCTCGGGGAGAATAATTTGAATCTTCTGAGCAGGAGAATAAGAGATTTTCTAGTGCAAGAGGAGAGAATAAAGAGGAATAGAAATCTTGAAAAGCTCAGAGCTGTGGCTGAATTTCAGTTTGGGAAGGGAATGGGAGAGATTATAATACCTGAGGGTGTAAAGCTAGGGAGAAATGATATTTATTATAAAAATAAAAAGATAGCAAGGCTTCATCATAGGTATGGATATCTCAATCTTACTATTGAAGGTGCCGATGCTCTGGCAGAAAAGGGAAAATACACTGTTTCCATAGATTTTATGCCTGAGACTAATAGCATATTCTGTGCTGGTATTATTGATGCTGATAGAACTATTGTGCCTGGAGATGAGGTTGCGGTGGTTTATAAGGAAGAGGTTGTTGGAGTTGGTAGGGCAGTTCTCAATGGCATGGAAATGCTTAGAGCAGAGAGAGGTATGGCAGTGAAGCTCAGAAAGAGGAGAAAGCAGATTGCTTTGAGTGCTTCTTAGATAAGTTCGGTATCGTCATGAGAATAGGCGGGCGAAGACGTGCAGAGTATGACAAGCTTATCTTTGCCATTATTCTCAATCCAGTGTTTAGCTCCGGGAGGAATAAATACACAGTCCCCTAGGTTTACCTCACCACGCTCATCATCAATATACATACTCCCCTTACCATCAAGAATATAGTAAATCTCCTCACTTTTTTTATGAATATGCGGCTTTGTGGCGTGACCTGCTTCTATATCTGCAATTGCTAAACTGAGATTTGTGACTTTAGAGTTTACTGGATGACAGAGTTCAAAAATTTTGGAGCTGTCTTTTGTGATATATGGATGTGCCGAGTTCAGATTTCTTATATCCATAAGAATATTTTTAAATATACCTATATATATAAACTCTGTGCTGATTAACCTATCACAGATAATTTAGAGGAATTAAGATGAGCCATAGAATAACCTATGTTATAGGTCACAAGAATCCGGATACAGACTCAATATGTTCGGCAATAGCTTATGCCAGGTTGAAAAGAGCTATGGGAGAAGAAAATGTTGTGGCTGCCAGGGCTGGAAATCTAAATGCTCAGACAGAATTTGTGCTGGAACACTTCCAGCAACAATCTCCACAATATCTTCCCGATATATATCTCAGGGTTAAGGATGTCATGACCAGTGATGTAATAACACTAAATGCTTCAGATACACTGAACAAAGCCTTCCGGCTCTTCAAAAACTACAATCTGAAGCTGCTCCCACTGGTGGACCCGGGGAAACGCCTCATAGGTACACTGAGTCTGCTTGACCTATCAAAAATCCAGATGGAAAGGTTGGGGCCAGGGAGGTCCCACATGCTTTTCACCTCTGTCAAAAATATCCATGAGGTGCTGGGAGCCAGAATCCTGAATGCTCCCATGCCTGAAAAGGAATTTTCTGGTTTTGTTGTTGTAGGTGCAATGACTGAAAAAAGCTTCAAAAAAAGACTTCAGGAGTTCGTACCAGCCAGCACTATAGTGGTTGTAGGTGATAGGTATGAAATCCAGAAGATTGCAATTGATTTTAAAGTAAGATGTCTTATTGTAACAGGTGGAAAGGGTCTTGCTGAGGAGTTTTTGAAACTTGCAAGGGAAAACGAAGTAAATGTTCTTGTTTCTCCTCATGACACAGCACAGAGTTCAAATCTTATTTTTACAAGCATCCCTGTCCATTATGCTGCCAGCAAAAGCAGGGAAACTCTGAGTGAAGATGAGCTTCTCATAGAGGCCAGGGAAAAAATACTTCATTCAGAAAACCAGGGAATGCCGGTTGTAAACCATCAGAGAAGAGTTTTGGGTATTGTAACCCGAAGTGATTTACTTAAACCACCGGGCAAACAGCTAATACTGGTTGACCATAATGAGATGGCCCAGACTATAGACGGTGCCGAGGAAGTAGAAATAATTGAAATAATAGACCACCACCGTCTCGGGAACGGCCCGACAATGAAGCCTATTCTCTTTATAAATGAGCCTCTTGGAAGCACATCCACCCTGGTGGCAGAGCTCTACCAGAAGAACAATATTACACCTGAGAAGACCGTCGCCGGGCTTTTGATAGCAGGTATAATCTCTGACACTATTCTGTTAAAATCCCCCACATCCACAGAAAAAGATGAGCAAATGCTGAAATGGCTTTCTGAAATAACAGGATTGAATTATATAGAACTGGGCATGGAGATATTCAATGCTACCTCAAGCCTATCCGGTCGTTCAATTGAGGAAATAGTAGAAGGTGATTTCAAGGACTATCTGGTGGGAGATACGAAGATTGGTATAAGTCAGGTGGAGGTGGTTGGTCTTGAAGAACTCGACTCTATAAAAGATGACATTCTGGAATATCTGGAAAAACTTGTCAAAAATAGAAAATACTCTCTCGTAGCCCTGATGGTGACTGATATACTGACAGAGGGCAGCATACTGTTATTCCAGGGTGACAGAGGGATAACAGGAAGGATAAGGTATCCACTCATGGAGCCAAACATAGCAGAGCTTAAGGGTATATTATCAAGAAAAAAACAACTTCTGCCATATATCCTTGAGATTGTTGGTGTATAATTCATATCTGCATCTGGTGAGTGGATAGGGTAATGGCATCCTTCTTTTATGAAGAACATCGCAGAAGACCAACGACTAAAGTCGTTGGATGAATGCGTTACTATTTCAAAAATATTGAAATACCTCTAGCTAAGGGTATAATGAATCGTAAATTTTAATTTAGTGGTGAAAATAAGC
Coding sequences within it:
- a CDS encoding PUA domain protein, which gives rise to MKYYSCDSLNRPEVKRWHRRIKEYYFPPEDIKLTVVLPCSAKKPYSISKSHMKFRKAIKAGAGKKLNLVHEVILTSPLGMVPRELEELYPACCYDTSVTGYWSEEEKSTVEELIRNYAGKTHSKIVGYCSEAYAEILDSVGIEVIARDNLLGENNLNLLSRRIRDFLVQEERIKRNRNLEKLRAVAEFQFGKGMGEIIIPEGVKLGRNDIYYKNKKIARLHHRYGYLNLTIEGADALAEKGKYTVSIDFMPETNSIFCAGIIDADRTIVPGDEVAVVYKEEVVGVGRAVLNGMEMLRAERGMAVKLRKRRKQIALSAS
- a CDS encoding cobalt-dependent inorganic pyrophosphatase — translated: MSHRITYVIGHKNPDTDSICSAIAYARLKRAMGEENVVAARAGNLNAQTEFVLEHFQQQSPQYLPDIYLRVKDVMTSDVITLNASDTLNKAFRLFKNYNLKLLPLVDPGKRLIGTLSLLDLSKIQMERLGPGRSHMLFTSVKNIHEVLGARILNAPMPEKEFSGFVVVGAMTEKSFKKRLQEFVPASTIVVVGDRYEIQKIAIDFKVRCLIVTGGKGLAEEFLKLARENEVNVLVSPHDTAQSSNLIFTSIPVHYAASKSRETLSEDELLIEAREKILHSENQGMPVVNHQRRVLGIVTRSDLLKPPGKQLILVDHNEMAQTIDGAEEVEIIEIIDHHRLGNGPTMKPILFINEPLGSTSTLVAELYQKNNITPEKTVAGLLIAGIISDTILLKSPTSTEKDEQMLKWLSEITGLNYIELGMEIFNATSSLSGRSIEEIVEGDFKDYLVGDTKIGISQVEVVGLEELDSIKDDILEYLEKLVKNRKYSLVALMVTDILTEGSILLFQGDRGITGRIRYPLMEPNIAELKGILSRKKQLLPYILEIVGV
- a CDS encoding glucose-6-phosphate isomerase, with amino-acid sequence MDIRNLNSAHPYITKDSSKIFELCHPVNSKVTNLSLAIADIEAGHATKPHIHKKSEEIYYILDGKGSMYIDDERGEVNLGDCVFIPPGAKHWIENNGKDKLVILCTSSPAYSHDDTELI
- a CDS encoding hypothetical protein (CARDB) → MKKSIGMLVGILVLVSAMGSVNAQIIGTGSTGNALLITNLTIPAKIYPGENFTLSFRVKNTWREPGSVEDAYVYLEGGEPFMKVSPSEPQLLKGLGYSSEWWLVRAVPVNFNLSVDRLTTSGTYSLNAVLVYSRFTKAIGVNGATEKFREVIPIRIRVLGIPEISLFVKSSSPAKLRAGDMAQLSIKAANTGSAIAKNVLVFFGQGKDVKPLWNSRVVYMGDILPGMSGTGGINIQVDQNVPSGMYEMPFKIKYLDEEAGWVERNGSLGIKVSRYADFKVNADNVTVFSNEKDARIVYFIKNTGTRVAKEIRVTLIASYPFTPTGGEYFLDRLLPDEKKEIYFHVDVDKDASEQKYPVNFFLKWNENNTEYSLTQTSYISVKKEEERMKFYALYGLLVIVALAVSIKVIQKVKK